The Pangasianodon hypophthalmus isolate fPanHyp1 chromosome 2, fPanHyp1.pri, whole genome shotgun sequence genome window below encodes:
- the LOC113538358 gene encoding GTPase IMAP family member 4, translating into MASGFSPTAPGGPPPISDRRIVLLGKAGAGKNRVVRVILRDTKLNKESEECFLYEGEQAGRRICVVDTPGWDRVSIECTAMKIKNKITRSVTLCPPGPHALILVLPVNTGDGPSLNELKSAIQHMELLSERVWNHTMVLFLCDEDVEESTIKDHIQKAEKLLEKCRGRHYVMRQSEPETQVHGLLTEIDSVVEENLGDFFLPQVYYELIQSKISQDIKELKKMYEDREEMLKQGYQKRLSVYKKQAEEETVLQQRRGSAQATRPSFNEDENQAVDIDDIKRKYRDDLLALAKYYLKPVGLLVLAVIGALIGSVAGSNYGVLGSSIGIVIGIVVTIPLALWLINAASLAQQSSTLVGERKSEHID; encoded by the exons ATGGCAAGTGGATTCTCACCAACGGCTCCAG GAGGCCCACCTCCTATTTCAGACCGCAGGATTGTACTGCTGGGAAAAGCTGGAGCTGGAAAGAACAGAGTAGTCAGAGTCATCCTGAGAGACACAAAGCTGAATAAAGAGAGTGAAGAGTGCTTTTTATATGAAGGTGAACAGGCAGGAAGGAGGATCTGTGTAGTGGACACACCAGGATGGGACAGAGTTTCTATAGAGTGCACTGCAatgaagattaaaaataaaatcacccGAAGCGTGACACTTTGTCCTCCAGGTCCCCATGCTCTGATTCTGGTGTTGCCCGTAAACACTGGTGATGGACCTTCTCTAAATGAACTTAAATCAGCAATTCAGCACATGGAGCTGCTCTCTGAGAGAGTCTGGAATCACACTATGGTGCTTTTCCTGTGTGATGAAGATGTAGAGGAATCCACAATCAAAGATCACATTCAGAAAGCAGAAAAACTGCTGGAAAAGTGCAGAGGCAGACACTATGTTATGCGGCAGAGTGAACCTGAAACCCAGGTCCATGGACTCCTTACAGAGATAGACAGCGTGGTGGAAGAAAATCTGGGTGATTTCTTCCTGCCACAGGTTTACTATGAACTGATACAGAGCAAAATATCACAGGATATCAAAGAGTTGAAAAAAATGTACGAGGACAGAGAGGAAATGCTGAAACAAGGATATCAGAAAAGACTTAGTGTGTATAAAAAACAGGCTGAGGAAGAAACTGTGCTTCAGCAGAGACGTGGAAGTGCCCAGGCAACTCGTCCATCTT TCAATGAAGATGAAAACCAGGCAGTGGATATTGATGACATCAAGCGCAAGTATCGGGATGATCTTCTGGCACTTGCAAAATATTACCTCAAACCTGTAGGTCTGCTGGTGTTGGCTGTGATTGGCGCTCTTATTGGATCGGTGGCTGGATCTAATTATGGAGTGTTGGGCTCTAGTATCGGGATCGTCATTGGAATCGTAGTAACAATTCCACTGGCTTTATGGCTGATTAACGCTGCAAGCCTGGCGCAACAGAGTTCAACTCTTGTGGGAGAGAGAAAATCTGAACACATCGATTAA
- the LOC113538361 gene encoding mpv17-like protein: MRNPIRRYPWLTNVTLYSGLYAGGDLMQQYLSNKKDRKIDWRRTRNVAIVAFCFNGNFNFFWMRFLERRLPGSSVSTVLRKLAMDQTMSLPLAISAFYTGLSLLEGKDDILEDWRNKFLNTYTTGLMFWPFAQCLNFALVPLYLRTTFTGCCAFVWATFLCFSRQRGDGTLKAAMNWIRQLNSEVKVQESSQSK; this comes from the exons ATGCGGAACCCCATCAGGAGGTATCCGTGGCTGACTAACGTGACTCTGTACTCGGGGCTGTACGCCGGCGGGGACTTGATGCAGCAGTATTTATCTAacaagaaagatagaaagatcGACTGGAGGCGCACGAGAAACGTCGCGATCGTCGCTTTCTGCTTTAACGGCAACTTCAACTTTTTCTGGATGCGCTTCTTGGAGCGCAGACTTCCCGGAAGCTCCGTGAGCACAGTGCTGCGGAAACTCGCCATGGACCAGACCATGTCTTTACCTCTGGCCATAAGCGCCTTCTACACAG GTTTGAGTCTTTTAGAGGGTAAAGATGACATACTGGAGGACTGGAGAAACAAGTtcctaaacacatacaca ACAGGACTCATGTTCTGGCCGTTTGCGCAG TGCCTGAACTTTGCCCTGGTGCCCTTGTACCTGCGAACAACCTTCACTGGCTGCTGTGCTTTTGTCTGGGCTACCTTCCTCTGCTTCTCTCGCCAGCGTGGAGATGGGACCCTGAAGGCAGCTATGAACTGGATACGCCAACTGAACAGTGAGGTGAAGGTTCAGGAATCCAGTCAGAGCAAGTGA